Proteins from a single region of Leuconostoc gasicomitatum LMG 18811:
- the nagA gene encoding N-acetylglucosamine-6-phosphate deacetylase — MAKLLKNIDLYTGSKHIKDAFIRFTDVIDDVGYMIDFTPRDDDELITEATGKLIVPGFIDVHKHGGYGLDTMDGDAEKLNDMVNKMVTEGITSLFPTTITQSPENIERALVTINEVAKTNPVIQGIHLEGPFINKVFMGAQPEEYIIDPDTELLKKWYALSGERIRLVTYAPENGGIPDFEEFMLKHHIIPSIGHSNATREQLIHSRASHITHLYNAQRPLHHREPGVTGHGMLETSITGELIADGFHIVPDMLEIAFRLKGAHQLELVTDSMRAEGLGDGVSELGGQKVVVKDKQARLENGHLAGSVLAYDDAFRNIQRFTSADIHDAVQMTSVNQAREFGLTQKGDLSAGKDADFNIFNKEDMQLQATYSLGRRFARKN, encoded by the coding sequence ATGGCTAAATTATTAAAAAATATTGATCTCTATACAGGTTCAAAGCATATAAAAGATGCCTTTATACGCTTCACAGATGTTATTGATGATGTCGGCTATATGATTGACTTTACACCAAGAGACGATGATGAACTGATCACAGAAGCAACTGGGAAGCTCATTGTGCCTGGTTTTATTGATGTGCATAAGCATGGTGGTTACGGATTGGATACCATGGATGGTGATGCTGAAAAACTCAACGACATGGTTAATAAAATGGTTACTGAGGGTATTACATCACTCTTTCCAACAACAATAACGCAATCACCTGAAAATATCGAACGTGCCTTGGTAACCATTAATGAAGTTGCTAAAACTAATCCTGTTATTCAGGGTATTCATTTGGAAGGACCATTCATTAACAAGGTATTTATGGGTGCGCAACCGGAAGAGTACATTATTGATCCAGATACTGAGCTGCTTAAAAAGTGGTATGCGTTATCTGGTGAGCGTATCAGATTAGTAACCTATGCACCGGAAAACGGTGGCATACCTGATTTTGAAGAATTTATGTTAAAGCATCATATCATCCCATCAATTGGTCATTCAAACGCTACGCGTGAACAATTGATACATTCACGTGCGTCGCATATTACACATCTGTACAATGCGCAAAGACCCTTACATCATCGTGAGCCCGGTGTTACTGGTCATGGTATGCTAGAAACATCAATTACAGGAGAACTAATCGCCGATGGTTTTCATATTGTCCCTGATATGTTGGAAATTGCCTTTCGCTTAAAGGGTGCGCATCAATTAGAACTTGTGACAGATTCAATGCGTGCTGAAGGCTTAGGAGATGGTGTCTCAGAACTTGGTGGGCAAAAAGTGGTTGTTAAGGATAAACAAGCACGTCTTGAAAATGGGCATTTAGCTGGTTCAGTACTAGCTTATGATGATGCATTTCGTAATATACAACGGTTTACATCAGCTGATATTCATGATGCTGTGCAAATGACTTCAGTCAATCAAGCGCGTGAGTTTGGATTAACGCAAAAAGGCGACTTGTCTGCTGGTAAAGATGCCGACTTTAATATTTTTAATAAGGAAGATATGCAACTACAGGCGACTTATTCATTGGGACGTCGCTTTGCACGGAAAAATTAA
- a CDS encoding GntR family transcriptional regulator produces the protein MTKPAIPRYIQIHNQIKSRIEAGEWQSQKRLPAERELSETFNVSRMTLRQAIQTLVDEGLLERKVGSGTYVAEKKVSERALGMTSFTELMANTGRISKTQTVSYKITSPSASEIMHLQLADDDDILVMERLRMGDNEPILLERTTLPAKLISHFSRHDLTESLYATLEKAGIQPGRAEQTISATLANERLSELLKIRRGDAILNVRQVSFDQNEQPFEYVRSYYVGERFEFTLTR, from the coding sequence ATGACAAAACCCGCCATACCACGTTATATTCAAATTCATAATCAAATAAAATCACGTATTGAAGCCGGAGAGTGGCAATCGCAGAAACGGTTACCTGCTGAACGCGAGTTGTCAGAAACTTTTAATGTGTCGCGTATGACGCTACGACAAGCTATTCAGACACTTGTTGATGAAGGCTTATTAGAACGAAAAGTTGGTTCTGGTACTTATGTGGCTGAGAAAAAAGTATCTGAGCGTGCATTAGGCATGACGAGTTTTACAGAACTAATGGCTAATACTGGCCGTATTTCAAAAACACAGACAGTTAGTTATAAAATAACGTCACCATCTGCATCAGAAATTATGCACCTGCAATTAGCAGATGATGATGATATTTTGGTGATGGAACGTTTGCGTATGGGCGACAATGAACCTATCTTACTTGAAAGAACAACATTACCGGCAAAATTAATTAGTCATTTTTCACGCCATGATTTGACCGAATCTTTGTATGCGACATTAGAAAAAGCAGGAATTCAACCTGGACGTGCGGAACAAACGATTTCAGCAACTTTGGCGAATGAACGCTTGTCAGAACTTTTGAAAATTAGACGTGGGGATGCCATATTGAATGTGCGTCAAGTATCTTTTGATCAAAATGAGCAACCATTTGAATATGTACGTTCCTACTATGTTGGTGAACGTTTTGAATTTACGTTAACACGGTAA
- a CDS encoding methionine ABC transporter ATP-binding protein: protein MSNPIISLNHIDVTFYQKKRTITAVKDVSITINRGDVYGIVGYSGAGKSTLVRVINLLQEPTSGSVIINGETFFQADNDKNKKVRIKANDLRNRRRKIGMIFQHFNLLNERTVTENVAFALQHSKLTQDQKKLKVTELLKLVDLTDRAEQYPSQLSGGQKQRVAIARALANDPEILISDEATSALDPKTTNQILSLLKKLNEKLGLTIVLITHEMQAVKEIANKVAVMQNGEIIERGSLLDIFAQPTQQLTKEFIETATNIDKAIATISAQPLVKNLNDNELFIRLSYVGATTDEPLIAGLFRDFQVTANILYGNVEILQNTPVGSLLVILSGTDEQIKAATSTLADHHVEIEILKGGK, encoded by the coding sequence ATGAGTAACCCCATAATTTCACTGAATCATATCGATGTTACATTTTATCAAAAAAAGCGTACAATTACAGCCGTCAAAGACGTTTCTATCACAATCAATCGTGGGGATGTTTATGGCATAGTCGGCTATTCTGGTGCCGGAAAATCAACATTAGTTCGTGTCATCAACCTATTACAAGAGCCTACTAGTGGTTCTGTTATTATTAATGGTGAAACATTCTTTCAAGCTGATAACGATAAAAACAAAAAAGTACGTATCAAGGCAAATGATTTGCGTAATCGTAGGCGAAAAATTGGTATGATTTTTCAACACTTTAATTTACTCAATGAACGCACTGTCACTGAAAACGTGGCTTTTGCCTTACAACACAGCAAGTTAACTCAGGATCAAAAAAAGTTAAAAGTCACAGAATTATTAAAATTAGTTGACTTAACAGACCGTGCTGAACAATATCCGTCACAACTATCAGGTGGTCAAAAACAGCGTGTTGCCATTGCGCGAGCACTAGCAAATGATCCTGAAATTTTAATATCTGATGAGGCAACTTCCGCATTAGACCCCAAAACTACGAATCAAATTCTAAGTTTATTAAAAAAGCTCAATGAAAAACTTGGTTTAACAATTGTTTTAATCACCCATGAAATGCAAGCTGTGAAAGAAATTGCCAATAAAGTTGCTGTGATGCAAAATGGTGAAATTATTGAACGTGGCTCACTACTTGATATATTTGCTCAGCCAACACAACAGCTAACCAAAGAGTTCATTGAAACAGCAACAAATATTGATAAAGCTATTGCAACAATTTCTGCGCAACCTTTGGTCAAAAATCTTAACGATAATGAACTATTCATCCGTTTGTCCTATGTCGGCGCAACAACAGATGAGCCTTTAATTGCTGGTTTATTTCGTGATTTCCAAGTCACAGCTAATATCTTATATGGCAATGTTGAAATTTTACAAAACACGCCAGTTGGTTCCCTACTTGTTATTCTATCAGGCACAGATGAGCAAATTAAGGCAGCAACATCAACTTTAGCCGATCATCATGTTGAAATTGAAATACTAAAAGGCGGTAAATAA
- a CDS encoding methionine ABC transporter permease: MTKWFSNTFPNVVYQGWTGDTGWWTSIVQTFYMTFWSAIFGGILGLIFGIGLIITAPNGIAPNKLLFWFFDKIVSVFRAVPFIILLAFIAPFTKLIVGTQIGTTAALVPLALGVFPFYARQIQVALAEVDSGIVEAAQSVGASFWDIVFGVYLREGRSEIARVSTVTLISLIGLTAMAGAIGAGGLGNMAIAYGYNRFATDTTLVATLLVLIFVLVVQLIGDYLAKKFSHK; this comes from the coding sequence ATGACAAAATGGTTTTCAAATACATTCCCAAACGTCGTTTATCAAGGTTGGACTGGTGATACAGGCTGGTGGACCTCTATTGTTCAGACATTTTATATGACTTTTTGGTCAGCTATTTTTGGTGGTATTCTAGGATTAATCTTTGGTATTGGTTTAATTATTACAGCACCAAATGGCATTGCGCCAAATAAATTATTGTTCTGGTTCTTTGATAAAATTGTTTCTGTCTTTCGTGCAGTGCCCTTCATTATTTTATTAGCATTCATTGCACCTTTTACAAAGTTAATTGTTGGTACTCAAATCGGAACAACCGCAGCTTTAGTGCCTTTAGCCCTTGGCGTTTTTCCATTTTACGCGCGACAAATACAAGTCGCTTTAGCAGAAGTTGATAGTGGTATTGTTGAGGCTGCTCAGTCAGTGGGTGCCTCGTTTTGGGACATTGTCTTTGGCGTTTATTTACGTGAAGGTCGCTCTGAAATTGCTCGTGTGTCGACAGTTACTTTGATTAGTTTAATCGGATTAACTGCCATGGCTGGTGCCATAGGTGCTGGTGGACTTGGTAATATGGCAATTGCTTACGGTTACAATCGTTTTGCGACAGATACAACACTTGTGGCAACATTACTCGTTTTGATTTTTGTCCTTGTTGTTCAACTGATTGGTGATTATTTAGCCAAAAAATTTAGTCATAAATAA